The Microbacterium trichothecenolyticum sequence CCGCTCGCTCTTCCTCTCCAACGGCGACAACATCGGTGCCTCGCTGTTCGCCTCGGCCAACGCGCAAGACACCCCCACGATCGACGTGCTCAACGCGCTCGAGCTCGCGGCATCCTCCGTCGGAAATCACGAGTTCGACAAGGGCATCGACGACCTCACGGGCCGCGTCACCGGCCGGGCGGACTTCCCGTACCTCGGCGCGAACGTGTACCGCGATGGGGAGCCCCTGCTGCCCGGGTACGAGATCGTCGAGGTGAACGGTCTGCGCGTCGGGGTGATCGGTGCCGTCACAGAGGAGACCGCGTCGCTCGTGAGTCCGGGCGGCATCGAGGGCATCGAGTTCCGCGAGCCGGTCGCCGAGGTGAACCGGGTGGTCGCCGAGATCCGTGATCAGGTCGACATCCTCGTGGCCGAGTACCACGAGGGCGCGGCCGAGGGAGAGTCCGCGGACGCCACTCTCGACGATGCACTCGCGGCGGGCGGTGCGTTCGCGCGCATCGTGACCGAGACGGATGCCGATGTCGACGCGATCTTCACCGGTCACACCCACGAGGAGTACGCGTGGGAGGCCCCCGTCCCGGGCGGCGAGGGCACTCGACCCGTGCTGCAGACCGGCAACTACGGCGAGAACATCGGCCAGGTCGTGCTCACCGTCGACCGTGAGAGCGGCGACGTCGTCGGACACGAAGCCCGCAACGTGCCGCGTCTGGCTGCCGAGGTCGTCGCGGACGACCCGGAGCAGACCGCCGCGAATAAGGCAGCCTTGAATGCCGAGCTGATTGCGACTTACCCGCGAGTGGCCGAGGTGGCCGACATCGTCGACCGTGCCCTCGAGGAAGCCGACCGCGTCGGTTCGCAGCCGGTGGGATCGGTCGCGGCCGACATCACCACCGCCTTCCTCGGCGGAGGATACGTGGACGGCGTCTACCAGGGCGGGAAGCGCGACGACCGGTCCCGGCAGTCCGCTCTCGGCAACCTCGTCGCCGACGCCCTGCTCGACGCCCTCGACGACCCCGCGCGCGGGGGCGCCGACGTCACCGTGGTCAACCCGGGCGGCCTGCGGGCCGAACTGCTGCGCGGCGACGACGGAGTGATCACGTTCGCCGAGGCCAACGCGGTGCTGCCGTTCGTGAACAACCTCGGCACGACGAGCTTGACCGGTGATCAGCTACGGCGCCTGCTCGAGCAGCAGTGGGGCGACGCGGCCGGGCGCGCGGCGACGCTCGCGCTCAGCGTCTCGGACAACCTGCGCTACACCTACGACGCGACGCGTCCCGCCGGGGAGCGCATCACGGGCGTCTGGATCGACGATGCCGCAGTCGACCCCGCGGCGTCGTACCGGGTCGGCTCGTTCAGCTTCCTGCTGCAGGGTGGCGACGCGTTCACGGTCTTCGGGGAGGGCAGCGAGTCGCGCGACTCGGGTCTCATCGATCGAGACGGGTGGATCTCGTACCTGTCGGCGAATCCCGGTCTCGTGCCCGACTTCGGCGCTCGCGGAGTTCAGGTCACCGGGGTTCCCGCCGAGGTCGTCCGCGGGGCGGAAGCGGCTTTCACGGTCTCCGGCCTCGACCTCACCTCGCTCGGTAGCCCTGCGGCGGCGACGGCGACCGTGACGCTCGGTGCGGGGGAGCCGCAGACGGTCGCCGTCCGCGACGGCATCGCCGAGGTCGTCGTCGCGGTCCCCACCGATGCGCCCGCTGCGCTCGACATCACCGTCTCGACCGTATCGGGCTCGACAGCCACGGTTCCCGTGCGCGTGATCGGTGCCGTCGAAGGTGAGCCGGAGGCACCCGGCGGGGGCGAGGCGGCTCCCGGTTCTCCGGGATCCCTCCCGCGCACGGGCATCGACGCCGGGTGGATGGGGGGCGGCGTGCTCGCCGCCCTCGCCCTGCTCACCCTCGGCGTCGCGGCCCGACGAGGTGGAGCACGCCGAGCGAACTGACGCGTGACACACAGGGGCCCCGGATGCCATGGCATCCGGGGCTCCGTGTGTCACACGGATCGCGGAGGAGCGGTGGAGGCGCGCACCACGAGGCGCGTGGCCGCCTCGGTGCGTCGGACGGGACCGGCCTCGCCCTCGATCATCGACAGCAGCAGTCTGGTGGCCTCGACACCCTGGTCGAGGGGGAACTGCTCGATCGTGGTGAGCGAGAACATCTCGGCGTAGTCGTGCCCGTCGATGCCGACCACGCTGAGCTCGGTGGGGACCGAGATGCCCATGCGGCGCGCGGCGATGATGACGCCGATCGCGACCTCGTCGCACGCGGCGACGACCCCGGTGGGCCGGGACGCCGCGTCGGCGAGGAACGATGCCGCGGCGCCATACGCGTCGGTGATCGTCAGCGTCGACGGGACATCGCGGATGCGCACGGCGAGACCGTGATCGTTCATCGCGTTGCGGTAGCCGATGGAGCGCTCGTCGACGTCTTTCGCGGGAGCGTCGGTGGGCGGGGTGCTACCGACGAAGGCGATGTCGGTGTGGCCGAGCGCGATCAGATGCTGCGTGATGATGCGGGTGATGCCCACGTTGTCCAAGCCCAGCGTGGGCACGCCGCTGAGCGCGTTGCCGATGCTGACGACGGGCTTGCCGATGTTCGCCAGACGCTCGAGATCGGCGTCGTCGGGCTCCAGCGCCACGGCGATGATGCCGTCGAAGCGCTTGCGGGCGAGGTAGGTGGAGTACAGGCTCTCGCGGTCGTGGGAACCGGGCTCGGCGACATAGAGGGTCACGTCGTACCCGCGCGGGATGAGCGTGCGCTCGACGCCCTCGACGATCGCGCCGAAATACCAGCGGTTGACCTTCGGGACGATGAGGGCGATCGTGCGGGTACGACCCGTGGCCAGGCTGACCGCGCTCGTCGACGGGACGTACCCGAGCGACGTCGCCGCGTCGGACACTCGACGACGGGTGTCGTCGGAGACGTAGCCGCCGCCCGTCAGCGCGCGACTCGCCGTCGATTTCGACACGCCTGCCAGGCGTGCCACATCGGCGATTCCGCTCATTGCGTGATCCTCGTTGTCGGGTCGACATCCGTGTCGACGTCGAAGAAGAGTATCCGACATTGCGCGAATGTGGAACCGGTTTCGTGTCAAGACCCTGGTCGCGAACACCGGAAAATCGCGAGTTACCCGTTCGTGATCTTTCGGCGTTGCGTGAACTCGGGTTGTCCCTTACGGTGATGTGGAATCGGTTCCTGACAGGATCCGAGGCACCATATGACTCGAAGAGGAGAAACCACATGGGTATGTCACAGCGGACACGCCTTCTGGCACCGGTCGGTCTGCTCGCGGTGGGCGCAATCGCTCTCGCAGGCTGCGCCGAGGGCGACAGCAGCGGCACCGCGACGGGCGGCGAGACCACCGTCCGCATCTCCGGCGGCATCACCGGCTCCGAGGCCGACCTGCTCAACCAGTCGTTCGAGCAGTTCACGGCCGACACCGGCATCAAGGTCGTCTACACCGGCGACAAGAGCTTCGAGGGCAACATCGTCACCAAGGTGACCGGTGGCGATGCCCCCGACATCGCGATCGTTCCGCAGCCGGGTCTGCTCAAGACCCTCATCGGCACGGGCGACGTCCAGAAGGCAT is a genomic window containing:
- a CDS encoding LacI family DNA-binding transcriptional regulator: MSGIADVARLAGVSKSTASRALTGGGYVSDDTRRRVSDAATSLGYVPSTSAVSLATGRTRTIALIVPKVNRWYFGAIVEGVERTLIPRGYDVTLYVAEPGSHDRESLYSTYLARKRFDGIIAVALEPDDADLERLANIGKPVVSIGNALSGVPTLGLDNVGITRIITQHLIALGHTDIAFVGSTPPTDAPAKDVDERSIGYRNAMNDHGLAVRIRDVPSTLTITDAYGAAASFLADAASRPTGVVAACDEVAIGVIIAARRMGISVPTELSVVGIDGHDYAEMFSLTTIEQFPLDQGVEATRLLLSMIEGEAGPVRRTEAATRLVVRASTAPPRSV